From Kineosporia succinea, the proteins below share one genomic window:
- a CDS encoding SseB family protein: MAHGTNDDNLTDSAGTPWAGRTLTAQPFPGDDGSADPALIAALATGDLVAITRAWAPTRAMVPIVAVLGDDGADLVASQGDKSADMALVTLVGDDEARVLPVFTSVEALQTWNPRARPVPVEAARAAQAAVVEECPRIVIDPAGAAVELPRPAVWAVAQGRDWLPPAQDPELLAGIAALVRAVPEVRAHRCEPDGEAGLVVVLGLPPGLDREQLRATTGRIGELLLTDQVVTERTESVRLAVRSV, encoded by the coding sequence ATGGCGCACGGCACCAACGACGACAACCTGACCGACTCGGCCGGCACCCCGTGGGCCGGCCGCACCCTCACCGCGCAGCCCTTCCCGGGTGACGACGGCAGCGCCGACCCGGCGCTGATCGCCGCGCTGGCCACGGGCGACCTGGTGGCGATCACCCGGGCCTGGGCCCCGACCCGCGCGATGGTCCCGATCGTCGCGGTGCTCGGCGACGACGGTGCCGACCTGGTCGCCTCGCAGGGGGACAAGAGCGCCGACATGGCCCTGGTGACCCTGGTGGGCGACGACGAGGCGCGCGTCCTGCCGGTCTTCACCAGCGTCGAGGCGCTGCAGACCTGGAACCCGCGGGCCCGGCCGGTGCCGGTCGAGGCCGCCCGCGCCGCGCAGGCCGCAGTGGTGGAGGAGTGCCCGCGCATCGTCATCGACCCGGCCGGCGCCGCGGTCGAGCTGCCCCGCCCGGCGGTCTGGGCGGTGGCGCAGGGCCGCGACTGGCTGCCGCCCGCGCAGGACCCGGAGCTGCTGGCCGGCATCGCCGCCCTGGTGCGGGCCGTGCCCGAGGTGAGGGCGCACCGTTGCGAGCCCGACGGTGAGGCCGGTCTGGTGGTCGTGCTCGGCCTGCCTCCGGGCCTCGACCGGGAGCAGCTGCGCGCCACCACCGGCCGGATCGGCGAGCTGCTGCTCACCGATCAGGTGGTGACCGAGCGCACCGAGTCGGTGCGGCTGGCGGTGCGCTCGGTCTAG
- the rpmI gene encoding 50S ribosomal protein L35, with protein MPKNKTHSGAKKRFKVTGSGKLMREQANRRHLFEGKPSSRTRRLASDEPVADGNLRAAKRLLGR; from the coding sequence GTGCCGAAGAACAAGACGCACAGCGGTGCGAAGAAGCGGTTCAAGGTGACCGGTAGCGGCAAGCTCATGCGCGAGCAGGCCAACCGCCGCCACCTGTTCGAGGGCAAGCCCTCCAGCCGCACCCGCCGCCTGGCGTCCGACGAGCCCGTTGCCGACGGCAACCTGCGCGCCGCCAAGCGCCTGCTCGGCCGCTGA
- the rplT gene encoding 50S ribosomal protein L20, whose translation MARVKRAVNAQKKRREVLERASGYRGQRSRLYRKAKEQVTHSLVYAYRDRRARKGDFRKLWIQRINAAARLNGMTYNRFIQGLKAAEIEVDRRMLAELAVNDEAAFAALVKLAKDALPATAGTTAA comes from the coding sequence GTGGCACGCGTGAAGAGGGCAGTCAACGCCCAGAAGAAGCGTCGCGAGGTTCTGGAGCGCGCCAGCGGTTACCGTGGCCAGCGCTCGCGCCTCTACCGCAAGGCCAAGGAGCAGGTCACCCACTCGCTCGTCTACGCGTACCGCGACCGTCGTGCGCGCAAGGGTGACTTCCGCAAGCTGTGGATCCAGCGCATCAACGCTGCTGCCCGCCTGAACGGCATGACGTACAACCGCTTCATCCAGGGCCTCAAGGCCGCTGAGATCGAGGTCGACCGTCGCATGCTGGCCGAGCTGGCCGTGAACGACGAGGCCGCGTTCGCCGCGCTCGTCAAGCTGGCCAAGGACGCCCTCCCGGCGACCGCGGGCACCACCGCGGCCTGA
- a CDS encoding TrmH family RNA methyltransferase codes for MTTERPAPELLSNPRSDRVKAVARLSGRSARQRAGRFLAEGPQAVREAVAEHAARARSRTHRSPGSASAPEAPGALRELYATPDAADRHPEILDAAADSGVWPRLVTDEVLAAMLAGAGTTTPQGLLAVCDLITVPLAAVLAEKPRLVAVLSQVRDPGNAGTVIRAADAAGADAVVLTDSSVDVHNPKCVRSTAGSLFHLPVVVGVPLDEAVKALKDAGLQVLAADGAGDHDLDDLADDAEDRATGATEATGATEATEATEATEVTGTTGATGVTASSVIGSPHLESPVAWVFGNEAWGLPQADRDLADAVVRVPVHGRAESLNLGTAATVCLYATARAQHRAERRAEHRAEHRAEHRAEHRAEHRAEHRAETSAEPRRFTEADPA; via the coding sequence ATGACGACGGAACGCCCGGCACCCGAGCTGCTGTCCAACCCCCGGTCCGACCGGGTGAAGGCGGTGGCCCGGCTGTCCGGGCGTTCCGCGCGTCAGCGAGCGGGCCGGTTCCTGGCCGAGGGCCCGCAGGCGGTGCGTGAGGCGGTCGCCGAGCACGCTGCCAGGGCCCGATCGCGCACGCACCGGTCGCCCGGGAGCGCATCGGCACCTGAGGCGCCGGGTGCGTTGAGAGAGCTGTACGCCACTCCCGACGCTGCCGACCGCCATCCCGAGATCCTCGACGCCGCCGCCGATTCCGGTGTGTGGCCGCGACTGGTCACCGACGAGGTGCTGGCCGCCATGCTGGCCGGCGCCGGCACCACCACCCCGCAGGGCCTGCTCGCGGTGTGCGACCTGATCACCGTTCCGCTCGCCGCCGTGCTCGCTGAGAAGCCCCGGCTGGTGGCCGTTCTCAGTCAGGTCCGCGATCCGGGCAACGCCGGCACCGTGATCCGGGCCGCCGACGCCGCCGGGGCCGATGCCGTGGTGCTCACCGACTCCAGCGTCGACGTGCACAACCCCAAGTGTGTGCGCTCCACCGCCGGCAGCCTGTTCCACCTGCCGGTGGTCGTCGGCGTCCCGCTCGACGAGGCCGTGAAGGCCCTGAAAGACGCCGGGCTGCAGGTGCTCGCGGCCGACGGGGCGGGCGACCACGACCTGGACGACCTGGCCGACGACGCCGAGGACCGCGCGACCGGGGCGACCGAGGCGACCGGGGCTACCGAGGCGACCGAGGCGACCGAGGCGACCGAGGTGACCGGGACGACCGGGGCCACCGGGGTGACCGCGTCGTCCGTCATCGGCTCCCCTCACCTCGAGAGCCCCGTGGCCTGGGTGTTCGGCAACGAGGCCTGGGGCCTCCCGCAGGCCGACCGCGACCTGGCCGACGCCGTGGTGCGGGTGCCCGTGCACGGCCGCGCCGAGAGCCTGAACCTGGGCACGGCGGCCACCGTCTGTCTCTACGCCACGGCCCGCGCCCAGCACCGAGCCGAACGCCGGGCCGAACACCGGGCCGAACACCGGGCCGAACACCGGGCCGAACACCGGGCCGAACACCGGGCCGAACACCGGGCCGAGACCAGTGCCGAACCGCGCCGATTTACCGAGGCGGACCCCGCCTAG
- the pheS gene encoding phenylalanine--tRNA ligase subunit alpha, translating to MSTKDYDPVEVAVLSEDTLAGYVAQALAAFAAADSLEALKQARLDHAGDRSPLALANREIGALPPAAKAEAGKRVGKARGQVNKALAGRQAELEAERDARVLVEESVDVTLPAEHRPAGARHPLSTVSERMADIFVAMGWEVAEGPEVEADWFNFDALNFGPDHPARQMQDTFFADPVDAGLVLRTHTSPVQARTMLDREPPIYVVVPGRVFRTDELDATHTPVFSQIEGLAVDKGLTMAHLKGTLQHFASTLIGREVTTRLRPAFFPFTEPSAELDLRCFVCDGKSDDCRTCGGTGWIEWLGCGMVNPNVLRAAGIDPDVYTGFAFGAGIERALMFRNGVEDMRDMIEGDVRFSLHYGMEA from the coding sequence GTGAGTACCAAGGACTACGACCCGGTGGAGGTCGCGGTGCTCTCCGAGGACACCCTGGCCGGATACGTCGCGCAGGCACTGGCTGCCTTCGCCGCGGCGGACAGCCTCGAGGCCCTGAAGCAGGCGCGGCTCGACCACGCCGGCGACCGCAGCCCCCTGGCCCTGGCCAACCGCGAGATCGGCGCGCTGCCGCCGGCCGCGAAGGCCGAGGCCGGCAAGCGCGTCGGCAAGGCACGTGGCCAGGTGAACAAGGCGCTGGCCGGCCGTCAGGCCGAGCTGGAGGCCGAGCGCGACGCGCGGGTGCTGGTCGAGGAGTCGGTCGACGTCACCCTGCCCGCCGAGCACCGCCCGGCCGGGGCCCGTCACCCGCTCTCGACCGTCTCGGAGCGCATGGCCGACATCTTCGTGGCGATGGGCTGGGAGGTTGCCGAGGGTCCGGAGGTCGAGGCCGACTGGTTCAACTTCGACGCCCTGAACTTCGGTCCCGACCACCCGGCCCGCCAGATGCAGGACACGTTCTTCGCCGACCCGGTCGACGCGGGTCTGGTGCTGCGCACCCACACCTCGCCGGTGCAGGCGCGCACCATGCTCGACCGCGAGCCCCCCATCTACGTGGTGGTGCCCGGCCGGGTGTTCCGCACCGACGAGCTCGACGCCACGCACACCCCGGTCTTCAGCCAGATCGAGGGCCTGGCCGTCGACAAGGGCCTGACCATGGCTCATCTCAAGGGCACGCTGCAGCACTTCGCCAGCACCCTGATCGGCCGTGAGGTCACCACCCGGCTGCGCCCGGCGTTCTTCCCGTTCACCGAGCCGAGTGCCGAGCTCGACCTGCGCTGCTTCGTGTGTGACGGCAAGAGCGACGACTGCCGCACCTGCGGTGGCACCGGCTGGATCGAGTGGCTGGGCTGCGGAATGGTCAACCCGAACGTGCTGCGCGCGGCCGGGATCGACCCGGACGTCTACACCGGGTTCGCCTTCGGCGCCGGTATCGAGCGGGCGCTGATGTTCCGCAACGGGGTGGAAGACATGCGCGACATGATCGAGGGCGACGTGCGGTTCAGCCTGCACTACGGAATGGAGGCCTGA
- the pheT gene encoding phenylalanine--tRNA ligase subunit beta: MRAPLTWLAEYVELPQGTTALEVAADLVKVGLEEEGVHGGDVTGPLVVGRVLDFTPEPQKNGKTIRWCSIDVGEAEPRGIVCGAGNFLKDDLVVVCLPGAVLPGGFTIAARKTYGHTSDGMICSALELGLGDDHNGIIRLTELGFDDVKPGDDAIKLLGLDEETVEVNVTPDRGYCFSVRGVAREYSHSTGAVFKDPAAIEVPKATDTGFKVELDDQAPVNGVLGGDRFVARVVKNVDATASSPRWMQRRLEQAGMRPISLAVDVTNYVMLAVGHPLHAFDLDQLAEPIVVRRAAEGEKLTTLDDVERTLHPEDLLVTDSPQGRASRVLSLAGVMGGASSEVSATTTNVLVEAAHWDPITVARTMRRHKLSTEAGKRYERGVDTQLADVAAELAVRLLVEYGGEAVEVGPVTDVGTPAESATIEMAADFPSRIVGLDYTRDEVVENLTQIGCEVSGDDLLTVKAPSWRSDLKVAVDLVEEVARLRGYEHIPSQLPVAPPGRGLTHSQRLRRSVARALAEHGAVEVLTYPFMGAAVHDAFGLDRRDPRRTALKLANPLSDEQPFLRTSLLATLVDAVKRNVSRGFTDLALFEIGSVTLPTGDEPKAGHPSVAGRPSDEELAQLKAAIPDQPLRAAIVFTGQRDLPGWNAPGRAADWSDAVEAAVLVAGTVNVSTTVTKDENHAPWHPGRCARLEIDGKLFGHAGELHPKVVAALGLPPRTVAAEVDLEVLIEASARASVTALPISTFPLAKEDVALVVKDEVASSDVEAALVAGAGELLESVRLFDLYAQAPIEPGHKSLAFALRFRAPDRTLTAEETAAARDAAVAAAGERTGAVQRG; this comes from the coding sequence ATGCGCGCCCCACTGACGTGGCTGGCCGAGTACGTCGAACTGCCGCAGGGCACAACGGCTCTCGAGGTGGCCGCCGACCTGGTCAAGGTCGGCCTGGAAGAAGAAGGGGTGCACGGCGGCGACGTCACCGGCCCCCTGGTGGTCGGCCGGGTGCTGGACTTCACGCCCGAGCCGCAGAAGAACGGCAAGACGATCCGCTGGTGCTCGATCGACGTCGGTGAGGCGGAGCCGCGCGGGATCGTCTGCGGCGCGGGTAACTTCCTCAAGGACGACCTGGTCGTCGTCTGTCTGCCCGGCGCCGTGCTGCCCGGTGGTTTCACGATCGCCGCGCGTAAGACGTACGGGCACACGTCCGACGGCATGATCTGCAGCGCGCTCGAACTCGGCCTGGGCGACGACCACAACGGCATCATCCGGCTCACCGAGCTGGGTTTCGACGACGTCAAGCCCGGTGACGACGCGATCAAGCTGCTCGGGCTCGACGAGGAGACCGTCGAGGTCAACGTCACGCCCGACCGCGGTTACTGCTTCAGCGTGCGCGGTGTCGCGCGGGAGTACTCGCACTCCACCGGGGCGGTCTTCAAAGACCCGGCGGCCATCGAGGTGCCGAAGGCCACGGACACAGGCTTCAAGGTCGAGCTCGACGACCAGGCCCCCGTCAACGGTGTCCTGGGCGGCGACCGCTTCGTGGCCCGCGTGGTCAAGAACGTCGACGCCACGGCCTCCAGCCCGCGCTGGATGCAGCGCCGGCTGGAACAGGCCGGGATGCGCCCCATCTCGCTTGCGGTCGACGTCACGAACTACGTGATGCTGGCCGTCGGGCACCCGCTGCACGCCTTCGACCTCGACCAGCTGGCCGAGCCGATCGTGGTGCGCCGGGCGGCCGAGGGGGAGAAGCTCACCACCCTCGACGACGTCGAGCGCACGCTGCACCCCGAAGACCTCCTGGTCACCGACTCACCCCAAGGCCGCGCCTCCAGGGTTCTCAGCCTGGCCGGCGTGATGGGCGGCGCCAGCAGCGAGGTCTCCGCCACCACCACGAACGTGCTGGTCGAGGCCGCGCACTGGGACCCGATCACGGTCGCCCGCACGATGCGCCGGCACAAGCTCAGCACCGAGGCCGGCAAGCGGTACGAGCGCGGCGTCGACACCCAGCTCGCCGACGTCGCGGCCGAGCTGGCGGTTCGCCTGCTGGTCGAGTACGGCGGTGAGGCGGTCGAGGTCGGCCCGGTCACCGACGTCGGCACCCCGGCCGAGAGCGCGACCATCGAGATGGCCGCCGACTTCCCCAGCCGCATCGTGGGCCTCGACTACACGCGTGATGAGGTGGTGGAGAACCTCACCCAGATCGGCTGCGAGGTCTCCGGTGACGACCTGCTCACGGTCAAGGCGCCGAGCTGGCGTTCCGACCTGAAGGTCGCGGTCGACCTGGTCGAAGAGGTCGCCCGGCTGCGGGGTTACGAGCACATCCCGTCACAGCTGCCGGTCGCGCCTCCCGGCCGTGGCCTGACGCACAGCCAGCGGCTGCGCCGTTCGGTGGCGCGGGCGCTGGCCGAGCACGGCGCGGTCGAGGTGCTGACCTACCCGTTCATGGGCGCGGCCGTGCACGACGCGTTCGGCCTCGACCGCAGAGACCCGCGCCGCACCGCGCTGAAGCTGGCCAACCCGCTCTCCGACGAGCAGCCGTTCCTGCGCACGTCGCTGCTGGCCACGCTCGTCGACGCGGTGAAGCGCAACGTCAGCCGCGGTTTCACCGACCTCGCGCTGTTCGAGATCGGCTCGGTCACCCTGCCCACCGGCGACGAGCCGAAGGCCGGGCACCCGAGTGTCGCGGGGCGTCCGTCCGACGAGGAGCTCGCCCAGCTGAAGGCGGCGATCCCGGACCAGCCGCTGCGGGCCGCGATCGTGTTCACCGGTCAGCGTGACCTGCCGGGCTGGAACGCGCCGGGCCGGGCCGCGGACTGGTCGGACGCCGTCGAGGCCGCGGTCCTGGTGGCCGGCACGGTCAACGTCAGCACGACGGTGACGAAGGACGAGAACCACGCCCCCTGGCACCCGGGCCGCTGCGCGCGCCTGGAGATCGACGGCAAGCTCTTCGGTCACGCCGGTGAGCTGCACCCGAAGGTCGTCGCGGCGCTGGGCCTGCCCCCGCGCACGGTGGCGGCCGAGGTCGACCTCGAGGTGCTGATCGAGGCCTCCGCCCGCGCCTCGGTGACGGCGCTGCCGATCTCGACCTTCCCGCTGGCCAAGGAAGACGTGGCCCTGGTGGTCAAGGACGAGGTCGCCAGCTCCGACGTGGAGGCCGCGCTGGTCGCCGGGGCGGGCGAACTGCTCGAATCGGTGCGCCTGTTCGACCTGTACGCCCAGGCGCCGATCGAGCCCGGGCACAAGTCGCTGGCGTTCGCGCTGCGCTTCCGGGCCCCCGACCGCACGCTGACCGCCGAGGAGACCGCAGCCGCGCGGGACGCCGCCGTCGCCGCGGCGGGCGAGCGCACGGGTGCGGTTCAGCGGGGTTAG
- the argC gene encoding N-acetyl-gamma-glutamyl-phosphate reductase, translating to MGITAAVAGASGYAGGELLRLLLSHPQIEIGTLTAGGNAGSKLADHQPHLLPLADRVLAPTTADELKGHDLVFLALPHGASAKIAAELPVDTVVIDCGADHRLSSAAAWEEFYGGEHAGTWAYGLPELPRAGGERQRENLRGARRIAVPGCYPTASSLALAPGFAAGLLEGDDVVVVAASGTSGAGKAAKPNLVGSEVMGSMSPYGVGGVHRHTPEIEQNLELAGGLKVTASFTPTLAPMSRGILATATARIRPGVTPEQIREAWENTYRDEAFVHVLPPGRWPRTADTLGANTALIQVAVDARVGRVVAVSAIDNLTKGTAGGAIQSANLALDLPETLGLPLVGVAP from the coding sequence ATGGGCATCACGGCAGCAGTGGCAGGGGCAAGTGGGTACGCCGGCGGCGAGCTGCTGAGACTCCTGTTGTCGCATCCCCAGATCGAGATCGGCACGCTCACCGCGGGCGGTAACGCGGGTTCGAAGCTCGCCGATCACCAGCCGCACCTGCTCCCGCTGGCCGACCGGGTGCTCGCGCCGACCACGGCCGACGAGCTCAAGGGTCACGACCTGGTGTTCCTGGCCCTGCCGCACGGCGCCAGTGCGAAGATCGCCGCCGAGCTCCCGGTCGACACGGTCGTCATCGACTGCGGCGCGGATCACCGGCTCTCGAGCGCGGCCGCGTGGGAGGAGTTCTACGGCGGTGAGCACGCGGGCACCTGGGCGTACGGTCTGCCCGAGCTGCCCCGTGCGGGCGGCGAGCGGCAGCGGGAGAACCTGCGCGGCGCGCGGCGTATCGCGGTTCCCGGCTGTTACCCGACCGCCTCGAGCCTGGCTCTGGCCCCCGGTTTCGCGGCCGGTCTGCTCGAGGGTGACGACGTGGTGGTGGTCGCGGCCAGTGGCACGTCCGGTGCGGGCAAGGCGGCCAAGCCGAACCTGGTCGGCAGCGAGGTGATGGGCTCGATGAGCCCGTACGGCGTGGGTGGCGTTCACCGTCACACCCCGGAGATCGAGCAGAACCTCGAGCTGGCGGGGGGCCTGAAGGTGACGGCCTCGTTCACCCCGACCCTGGCGCCGATGTCGCGGGGCATCCTGGCGACGGCCACGGCGAGGATCAGGCCGGGGGTGACGCCGGAGCAGATTCGTGAGGCCTGGGAGAACACGTACCGCGACGAGGCTTTCGTGCACGTTCTGCCCCCGGGGCGCTGGCCCCGCACGGCCGACACGCTGGGCGCGAACACGGCGCTGATCCAGGTGGCCGTCGATGCGCGGGTGGGCCGGGTGGTGGCCGTGAGCGCCATCGACAACCTGACCAAGGGCACGGCCGGCGGAGCGATCCAGTCGGCCAACCTGGCGCTGGATCTGCCCGAGACCCTGGGGCTCCCCCTGGTCGGGGTGGCGCCGTGA